Proteins from a single region of Bacillus sp. BGMRC 2118:
- a CDS encoding class F sortase, translating to MKEEGNSLLFLSIGGEFEVRKLYQLLSILFMTFLFGCGSHADTELSHQTEKQPSAVTRVDAKVTSKDITPNGALREEFVGIEPKMIEIPAIGVKTKIEKVGRTDNGEMEVPKGMDTVGWFEPGPMPGERGNAVMAGHVDSKTGPAVFYKLDQLKIGDEITVTGVKGESKVFVVTNMKSYPRKEAPVEDIFDFSYSSQLNLITCSGEFDRVQQTHKERLVIYTTLKK from the coding sequence ATGAAGGAGGAGGGAAATTCCCTCCTTTTCTTATCAATAGGAGGCGAGTTCGAGGTGCGTAAGCTTTATCAACTATTGAGTATACTTTTCATGACATTTCTCTTTGGTTGTGGAAGTCATGCAGATACAGAGTTGTCTCATCAAACGGAAAAACAACCTTCTGCTGTTACAAGAGTAGATGCTAAAGTAACTTCAAAAGATATTACCCCTAATGGGGCATTAAGAGAGGAGTTCGTTGGAATAGAGCCGAAGATGATTGAAATTCCTGCTATTGGTGTTAAGACGAAGATAGAAAAGGTCGGACGAACAGACAATGGTGAAATGGAAGTACCGAAGGGAATGGACACTGTTGGATGGTTTGAGCCTGGCCCTATGCCTGGAGAAAGGGGAAATGCTGTGATGGCAGGTCATGTTGACAGTAAGACTGGCCCTGCTGTTTTTTATAAACTTGATCAATTAAAAATAGGTGATGAAATTACAGTGACAGGTGTAAAGGGTGAGTCTAAAGTTTTTGTGGTAACAAATATGAAAAGCTATCCAAGAAAAGAAGCACCCGTAGAAGATATATTCGATTTCTCCTATTCCAGTCAGTTGAATTTAATAACGTGTAGTGGGGAATTCGATAGAGTGCAACAAACTCACAAAGAACGTTTGGTGATATATACAACTTTAAAGAAGTGA